Proteins encoded together in one Planctomyces sp. SH-PL14 window:
- a CDS encoding BlaI/MecI/CopY family transcriptional regulator, giving the protein MARVRGQHPTDREMEILQILWDRTDASLSEIRETLSQDRPVAATTVASMLKIMSDKGQVERTADRRWKAILSRRSTGEGLLDRLLNTVFDGSAQRLVAHLVESHPLSTAEVEELRKLLDEHSGRSSSPKPRR; this is encoded by the coding sequence ATGGCGCGCGTCCGTGGGCAACATCCGACCGACCGGGAAATGGAGATCCTGCAGATCCTGTGGGACCGGACGGATGCCTCACTGAGTGAAATTCGCGAAACGCTGTCGCAGGACCGGCCGGTGGCCGCCACGACCGTCGCGTCGATGCTGAAGATCATGTCGGATAAGGGTCAGGTGGAGCGGACCGCGGACCGTCGCTGGAAAGCGATCCTGTCGCGGCGAAGCACGGGCGAGGGATTGCTCGACCGATTGCTGAACACAGTCTTTGACGGGTCGGCCCAACGTCTGGTGGCCCATCTGGTGGAATCGCATCCGCTGAGCACGGCGGAAGTGGAAGAGTTGAGGAAGTTGCTGGATGAGCATTCGGGTCGCTCATCCTCCCCCAAACCGCGCAGGTGA
- a CDS encoding sulfatase-like hydrolase/transferase yields MRRMLALLVVLSLGSGWGRTLSAAEAPAKRPNILFILVDDQSPFDLRLYNPRSTLRTPNIDRLAARGVVVDGAYHMGSFSGAVCMPSRHMIMSGRTVWHLPPAPFGAKTSPSHLELQTIPAVFNRAGYATMRTCKQGNSYEAANRQFTVRHDETKREGTVDGGSAWHADRVLDYLRDRQAAKDERPFLIDFGFSHPHDTRDGTPELLARYGAVNHTDENAPPPLHPHQPSLPVNYLPRHPFNTTDSEVRDEIAVSGVWRRRDEASVRNEIGRQYACSENIDIQIGRVLERLQEMGELDNTYIVYTADHGMSIGRHGLMGKQNLYEHTWRVPFVVAGPGIPAGRRVQGNVYLLDVLATLCDFAGIEPPETNEGLSMRPALEGRQPTIRDVLYGAYSGGAKPGIRSLKHGDWKLIEYEAADRGVRETQLFQLESNPEELLPQHREAETVRLVGSSPEPQQTNLAGDPQHAAKLEEMRGLLLAEMRRLNDPYRFSNQPGDDLPPVPGPPMRRAAGKAR; encoded by the coding sequence ATGAGGCGGATGCTGGCGCTGCTGGTGGTGCTGTCGCTCGGGAGTGGTTGGGGGCGGACGTTGTCAGCGGCCGAGGCTCCGGCGAAGCGGCCGAACATCCTGTTCATCCTCGTCGACGATCAGTCGCCGTTTGACCTGCGGCTCTACAACCCCCGCTCGACGCTGCGGACGCCGAACATCGACCGCTTGGCCGCCCGCGGCGTGGTGGTCGACGGGGCGTATCACATGGGCTCGTTCAGCGGGGCGGTCTGCATGCCGTCGCGGCACATGATCATGAGCGGACGGACCGTATGGCATCTGCCTCCCGCGCCGTTCGGGGCGAAGACTTCGCCGTCGCACCTGGAGCTCCAGACGATCCCGGCCGTCTTCAACCGCGCGGGCTATGCCACGATGCGGACCTGCAAGCAGGGGAACAGCTACGAGGCGGCCAACCGGCAGTTCACGGTCCGCCACGATGAGACGAAGCGGGAAGGGACCGTCGATGGGGGGAGCGCCTGGCACGCGGACCGCGTCCTCGACTACCTCCGCGACCGGCAGGCGGCGAAGGACGAGCGGCCGTTCCTGATCGACTTCGGCTTCTCCCACCCGCACGACACCCGTGACGGGACGCCTGAGCTCCTGGCCCGCTACGGCGCCGTGAACCACACCGATGAAAACGCACCTCCGCCGCTGCACCCGCACCAGCCATCGCTGCCGGTGAATTACCTGCCGCGCCATCCCTTCAACACGACCGACTCCGAAGTCCGGGACGAGATCGCGGTGAGCGGCGTCTGGCGGCGGCGGGACGAGGCGAGCGTCCGCAACGAGATCGGACGTCAGTACGCCTGCAGCGAGAACATCGACATTCAGATCGGTCGCGTTCTCGAGCGGCTCCAGGAGATGGGCGAACTCGACAACACCTACATCGTCTACACCGCCGACCACGGGATGTCGATCGGCCGGCATGGGCTGATGGGGAAGCAGAACCTCTACGAGCACACGTGGCGGGTTCCGTTCGTCGTCGCCGGGCCGGGGATTCCCGCCGGGCGGCGCGTGCAGGGGAATGTCTATCTGCTCGACGTTCTGGCGACGCTCTGCGACTTCGCGGGAATTGAGCCGCCGGAGACGAATGAAGGGCTGAGTATGCGGCCGGCCCTCGAAGGGCGTCAGCCGACGATCCGCGACGTTCTCTACGGGGCCTACAGCGGCGGGGCGAAGCCGGGGATTCGCTCCCTGAAGCACGGCGATTGGAAGCTCATTGAGTATGAAGCCGCCGATCGGGGCGTTCGGGAGACACAACTCTTTCAGCTTGAGTCGAATCCCGAAGAACTGCTCCCGCAGCACCGGGAGGCGGAGACCGTTCGGCTGGTCGGCTCGAGCCCGGAACCGCAGCAGACGAACTTGGCCGGCGATCCGCAGCATGCGGCGAAGCTGGAAGAAATGCGGGGATTGCTGCTGGCCGAGATGCGGCGGCTCAACGACCCGTATCGGTTTTCGAATCAGCCGGGGGATGATCTGCCGCCGGTCCCCGGGCCGCCGATGAGACGCGCGGCGGGCAAAGCGCGATGA
- a CDS encoding prenyltransferase/squalene oxidase repeat-containing protein — MKWLPRALCLLSAPVLVSSVSLNAVCLLAPSPAAAADLGPDAAKVAKAKSDGIAFLKKTQAEDGTWTSPQALGISGLVTYGLLTAGVPADDPVVAKALKKLADSAQADGRISPPNGRIPAYETAIAMMALSAANKSGQYTDIITKGDKFLRGIQFDESKQVEKSDPRYGGAGYGPNGGRPDLSNTTFFLEALQAAGAKSDDPAVQRAVVFVSRCQNLESEHNTSPDAAKINDGGFFYSISSGGQGNSAAGRGSEGGLRSYGSMTYAGFKSLLYAGVDKDDKRVKAALEWIRKNYTVKENPGMENSGLYYYYYLFSKALTASKIDMLEDAEGKKHDWRKELAEHLLSTQKENGSWVNSQTDRWFEGDPNLVTAYVLVVLTNCEAKAE, encoded by the coding sequence ATGAAGTGGCTTCCCCGCGCTCTCTGTCTGCTGAGTGCCCCGGTTCTTGTGAGCTCCGTGTCCCTCAACGCCGTGTGCCTCCTCGCTCCGTCTCCCGCGGCAGCGGCCGATCTCGGTCCCGACGCGGCGAAGGTCGCCAAGGCCAAGAGCGACGGTATCGCGTTCCTGAAGAAGACGCAGGCCGAGGACGGCACCTGGACCTCTCCGCAGGCGCTCGGCATCTCGGGCCTCGTGACCTATGGCCTCCTGACCGCCGGCGTCCCGGCCGATGATCCGGTCGTCGCCAAGGCGCTGAAGAAACTCGCCGATTCCGCCCAGGCGGACGGCCGGATCTCTCCGCCGAACGGCCGCATCCCGGCCTATGAGACGGCGATCGCCATGATGGCTCTTTCGGCGGCGAACAAGTCGGGACAGTACACCGACATCATCACCAAGGGGGACAAGTTCCTCCGCGGGATTCAGTTCGACGAGTCGAAGCAGGTCGAGAAATCCGATCCGCGGTACGGCGGTGCGGGATACGGTCCCAATGGGGGGCGGCCGGACCTGTCGAACACGACCTTCTTCCTGGAGGCGCTGCAGGCGGCGGGAGCCAAGTCGGACGATCCGGCCGTGCAGCGGGCGGTGGTGTTCGTGTCGCGGTGCCAGAATCTGGAGAGCGAGCACAACACGTCGCCGGACGCAGCGAAGATCAATGACGGCGGGTTCTTCTACTCGATTTCGAGCGGCGGGCAGGGGAATTCCGCGGCCGGTCGCGGCAGCGAAGGGGGGCTGCGGTCGTATGGGAGCATGACCTATGCGGGCTTCAAGAGCCTGCTGTATGCGGGGGTCGATAAGGACGATAAGCGGGTGAAGGCGGCGCTGGAGTGGATCCGCAAGAACTACACGGTGAAAGAGAACCCGGGGATGGAGAACAGCGGGCTCTACTATTACTACTACCTGTTCTCGAAGGCGCTCACGGCTTCGAAGATCGACATGCTGGAGGATGCGGAGGGGAAGAAGCACGACTGGCGGAAGGAGCTGGCGGAGCACCTGTTGTCGACGCAGAAGGAGAACGGGAGCTGGGTGAACAGTCAGACGGACCGTTGGTTTGAGGGGGATCCGAATCTGGTGACGGCGTATGTGCTCGTGGTGCTGACGAACTGCGAAGCGAAAGCCGAGTAA
- a CDS encoding Gfo/Idh/MocA family protein: MSQPLPRREFLTRSLAFGAMAATTPGFLHAQAPSNEIRIGVMGMGRGRSVAQSFAKIPGVVVAYVCDTDSERLAAGHKEIEKNTGQTATPVSDFRKMLDDKSVDILVVAAPNHWHAPAAILGCSAGKHVYVEKPCSHNPHEGEVLVEASRKHKRAVQMGNQRRSAPGFIEAIAKIKDGAIGRPYHSRSWYSNLRPTTVLGAETTPPKTLDYELWQGPAPRAPYVEGRIHYNWHWFWDWGNGELGNNGVHSIDISRWALGVDLPTKVLSAGGRYRFKDDQQTPDTQTVTYEFGDAGSITWEGLSCNKHAKGFVHVYGEAGSMEIDESGTYRIYDKNDKVIEEKTHKRNDTEHALNLVEAIRNDKPLALNSEILEGHRTTMLCHLGNIAHRTGRTLHCDPATGRIQDDPEAMKYWTRSYEKGWEPKA; the protein is encoded by the coding sequence ATGTCCCAACCCCTCCCGCGCCGCGAATTCCTCACCCGCTCCCTCGCCTTCGGAGCCATGGCCGCCACCACCCCCGGCTTCCTCCACGCCCAGGCCCCCTCCAACGAAATCCGCATCGGCGTCATGGGCATGGGCCGCGGACGCTCCGTCGCCCAGAGCTTCGCCAAGATCCCCGGCGTCGTCGTCGCCTACGTCTGCGACACCGACAGCGAACGCCTCGCCGCCGGACATAAGGAGATCGAAAAGAACACCGGACAAACCGCCACACCGGTCAGCGACTTCCGCAAGATGCTCGACGACAAGTCCGTCGACATCCTCGTCGTCGCCGCCCCCAACCACTGGCACGCCCCCGCCGCCATCCTCGGCTGCTCCGCCGGCAAGCACGTCTACGTCGAGAAGCCCTGCAGCCACAACCCGCACGAAGGGGAAGTCCTCGTCGAAGCCTCCCGCAAGCACAAGCGGGCGGTCCAGATGGGGAACCAGCGCCGCAGCGCCCCCGGCTTCATCGAAGCGATCGCCAAGATCAAGGACGGAGCGATCGGCCGCCCGTACCACTCCCGTTCCTGGTACAGCAACCTCCGCCCGACCACCGTCCTCGGCGCCGAGACCACGCCCCCCAAGACCCTCGACTACGAACTCTGGCAGGGCCCCGCTCCCCGCGCCCCGTACGTCGAAGGACGGATCCACTACAACTGGCACTGGTTCTGGGACTGGGGCAACGGCGAGCTCGGCAACAACGGCGTCCACTCGATCGACATCTCCCGCTGGGCCCTCGGCGTCGACCTCCCGACCAAGGTCCTCTCCGCCGGCGGCCGCTACCGCTTCAAGGACGACCAGCAGACCCCGGACACCCAGACCGTGACCTACGAGTTCGGCGACGCCGGCTCGATCACCTGGGAAGGCCTGAGCTGTAACAAGCACGCCAAAGGCTTCGTCCACGTCTACGGTGAAGCGGGCTCGATGGAGATCGACGAGTCCGGGACGTACCGGATCTACGACAAGAACGACAAGGTCATCGAAGAGAAGACCCACAAGCGGAACGACACGGAGCACGCCCTGAACCTCGTCGAGGCGATCCGCAACGACAAGCCGCTGGCCCTCAACTCCGAGATCCTGGAAGGCCACCGGACAACGATGCTCTGCCACCTCGGCAACATCGCCCACCGCACCGGCCGCACGCTCCACTGCGACCCGGCGACCGGCCGCATCCAGGACGATCCCGAAGCCATGAAGTACTGGACCCGCAGCTACGAGAAGGGCTGGGAACCGAAGGCCTGA
- a CDS encoding HEAT repeat domain-containing protein has protein sequence MIPQQIAEFLEARRGAYQDPEAYRRIRQALRALDRADVLPHFEARMRDPDLEVRAQAIEGLTLLYGNDATPTILPRLDDESETVRWVVCGCLHDYGDGRALAGLLERLRRDPDASVRGAAASALGQIGDPAVLPQLFTAWQSDHEVDPLGYTPSGQAGGAISDLLRRWVIRHVQGASPRLFDETTPTGRLEGRVTAEAIPFDEQGRLFHTARYRHLTPSECGYGLSTKMDLVTPLVAPFEVEVVSDDPHCRLGRTFVFQELPDDDETNWAVHTILSAPMRTPDGN, from the coding sequence ATGATCCCGCAGCAGATCGCGGAGTTTCTGGAGGCCCGGCGCGGGGCGTACCAGGATCCGGAAGCCTACCGGCGGATTCGCCAGGCGCTCCGGGCGCTCGATCGGGCCGACGTCCTGCCCCACTTCGAAGCCCGGATGCGGGATCCCGACCTAGAAGTCCGCGCCCAGGCGATCGAAGGCCTGACGTTGCTGTATGGAAACGACGCCACTCCGACCATCCTGCCGCGGCTGGACGACGAGTCCGAGACCGTCCGGTGGGTCGTGTGCGGATGCCTGCATGACTATGGCGATGGCCGCGCGCTGGCGGGTTTGCTGGAACGGCTGCGGCGCGATCCCGACGCTTCCGTGCGCGGTGCGGCGGCCAGCGCGCTGGGGCAGATCGGCGATCCCGCGGTGCTTCCACAGCTCTTCACGGCGTGGCAGTCCGACCATGAGGTGGACCCCCTGGGGTATACGCCGTCGGGTCAGGCGGGCGGGGCCATTTCGGACCTGTTGCGACGCTGGGTGATCCGGCATGTTCAGGGGGCGTCTCCCAGGCTCTTCGACGAGACGACGCCGACGGGACGTCTCGAGGGGCGCGTCACCGCCGAGGCGATTCCGTTCGACGAGCAGGGCCGCCTCTTCCACACCGCACGGTATCGGCACCTGACCCCTTCCGAGTGCGGATACGGTTTGAGCACGAAAATGGACCTGGTGACGCCGCTGGTCGCTCCCTTTGAAGTCGAGGTCGTGTCCGACGATCCCCATTGCCGTCTCGGTCGAACCTTCGTCTTTCAGGAACTCCCCGACGACGACGAGACCAACTGGGCGGTCCACACGATTCTCTCCGCGCCCATGCGGACTCCGGACGGGAATTGA